In Deferribacteraceae bacterium V6Fe1, one genomic interval encodes:
- a CDS encoding cytochrome b/b6 domain-containing protein, whose amino-acid sequence MTQNNTNQKIEVFNQIVIWYHKHIIHFMIFFIITGLPILSNKFSFLAYIFGIPVSLFAGANTSAEILSIGIQVARIFHRVTALFFLLTTIPFVIVMLKDISSWQIWPEKWGIKAFFQGFSDLYKTYIKFEHPEIGKYNMGQKLFAWFIIFSMIVMTITGLMLTFRDSYTLEALQWAKSLHGTFFILIIFFLIIHMYIGTHPINRCGLKAIFRTGEANLEHIKEKHPKWYKKIVKN is encoded by the coding sequence ATGACTCAAAACAATACTAATCAAAAAATAGAAGTATTTAACCAAATAGTTATTTGGTATCATAAACATATAATTCATTTTATGATATTTTTCATAATTACGGGACTGCCAATTTTATCCAATAAATTTAGCTTTTTAGCCTACATATTTGGTATACCTGTTAGCTTGTTTGCCGGTGCCAATACTTCCGCAGAAATACTAAGTATTGGTATTCAGGTTGCAAGAATATTCCATAGGGTAACGGCATTATTTTTCCTACTTACAACAATACCGTTTGTAATTGTTATGCTTAAGGATATAAGTTCATGGCAAATATGGCCTGAAAAATGGGGTATTAAAGCATTTTTCCAGGGATTTTCAGATTTGTATAAAACATATATAAAATTTGAGCACCCTGAAATAGGAAAATACAATATGGGTCAGAAGCTATTTGCATGGTTTATAATATTTTCAATGATAGTTATGACTATTACTGGGTTAATGCTGACATTTAGAGATTCTTACACCTTAGAGGCTTTACAATGGGCGAAAAGCCTGCACGGTACATTTTTTATACTTATAATATTTTTTCTAATTATTCACATGTATATTGGGACTCATCCAATTAACAGATGTGGCTTAAAAGCAATTTTTAGGACAGGTGAAGCTAACTTGGAACATATCAAAGAAAAACACCCAAAATGGTATAAAAAGATAGTAAAAAATTAA
- a CDS encoding 3-hydroxybutyrate dehydrogenase — MMKKVAIVTGGASGIGLSVATALAKNNYDVVISDINEETGAKVASNLGGFFVKTDLSKANDCKLLIEASVAHYGTVDVLVNNAGIQHVCPIADFPEGKWNFIISLMLTAPFLLTKYVWPYMKEKGWGRIINISSVHGLRASEFKSAYVSAKHGLMGLTKVAALEGANCGITVNAICPGYVRTPLVDNQIDDQAKTHGISREEVLEKVILKKQAIKRMIEPDELGEAVLYLCSDAARCMTGNSLTIDCGWTAQ, encoded by the coding sequence ATTATGAAAAAAGTTGCAATAGTAACAGGTGGAGCAAGCGGTATTGGATTAAGTGTAGCAACTGCTTTGGCTAAGAATAACTATGATGTTGTCATTTCAGATATTAATGAAGAAACAGGAGCAAAAGTAGCTTCAAACTTAGGCGGTTTTTTTGTTAAAACGGATTTATCCAAAGCAAACGATTGTAAATTACTAATTGAGGCTTCAGTGGCTCATTATGGCACAGTAGATGTTTTAGTTAATAATGCTGGTATACAGCATGTTTGTCCGATTGCAGATTTCCCTGAGGGAAAATGGAATTTTATTATATCCTTGATGCTTACCGCCCCATTTTTGTTGACCAAATATGTATGGCCATACATGAAAGAGAAAGGGTGGGGAAGAATTATAAATATAAGCTCTGTCCATGGATTGCGTGCCTCTGAGTTTAAATCTGCGTATGTATCTGCCAAGCATGGACTTATGGGGCTTACAAAGGTTGCTGCATTAGAAGGGGCTAACTGCGGAATAACGGTTAATGCAATTTGCCCTGGATATGTCAGGACACCGCTTGTAGACAACCAAATTGATGATCAAGCTAAGACTCATGGTATATCCAGAGAAGAAGTTCTTGAAAAGGTAATTTTGAAAAAACAAGCAATCAAGCGTATGATTGAGCCGGATGAATTAGGCGAAGCAGTTCTTTATTTATGCTCTGATGCTGCCAGGTGTATGACAGGTAATTCTCTTACAATTGACTGTGGGTGGACTGCCCAATAG
- a CDS encoding TRAP transporter large permease subunit, which produces MDINQILVILMFVTFIGILLIGYPIPFALGGTAVLFVGVGYIADNYFGAFTGIDLNYFGLVITRIYKTMTNWVLVSLPIFIFMGLMLDKSGIAERLMNSSQKLFGKVRGGLAITVTFVGVLLAASTGIVGASVVLLGLLSLPAMLNQGYSKTLALGTVASAGTLGILIPPSIMLVVMGDQLSLSVGDLFLGAVFPGLMLAGMYVVFILIFAFFNPKSAPLPEDLEPVSWKVVKDVILNVIPPFGLIVAVLGSIFAGIATVTEASAVGALGSVLLAVMFKKFNFEVLKDVLYGTFNTTAYIFGIFVGATAYALVLRGLGGDEVISEVLTSLPFGPTGTILVILGVVFLLGFFLDWVEITLIVLPLLSPVIPHLGLNINGYGVLENPNLLWFVMLVAMTLQTSFLTPPVGFSLFYLKGVTPPNITLGDIYKGVIPFIIIQLLSLFFLIIFPELITWLPATIYK; this is translated from the coding sequence ATGGATATCAACCAAATATTGGTAATTTTAATGTTTGTTACGTTCATAGGTATATTGCTTATAGGCTACCCGATACCTTTTGCACTTGGTGGTACTGCAGTATTGTTTGTAGGTGTAGGATATATCGCGGATAATTACTTTGGAGCATTTACTGGTATTGACTTAAATTACTTTGGTTTGGTTATTACCAGAATATACAAAACGATGACAAACTGGGTGCTTGTATCGTTGCCTATCTTTATATTTATGGGTTTAATGTTGGATAAGTCAGGTATTGCTGAAAGATTAATGAATTCATCACAAAAATTATTTGGTAAAGTAAGAGGAGGCCTTGCAATAACCGTAACATTTGTAGGTGTGTTGCTTGCAGCTTCAACGGGCATTGTCGGAGCGTCAGTGGTATTACTCGGTTTGCTTTCACTGCCAGCCATGTTAAATCAGGGGTATTCAAAAACATTGGCACTTGGCACAGTGGCAAGTGCAGGGACTTTGGGTATTCTCATTCCACCTTCTATAATGCTTGTTGTTATGGGTGATCAATTAAGCTTATCTGTGGGTGACTTGTTTCTTGGTGCTGTTTTCCCAGGGCTAATGCTTGCAGGTATGTATGTGGTTTTTATTCTTATTTTTGCTTTTTTTAACCCAAAATCAGCGCCACTTCCTGAAGATCTTGAGCCTGTATCTTGGAAAGTTGTTAAAGACGTAATATTAAACGTTATCCCGCCATTTGGGTTGATAGTGGCAGTTTTGGGCTCAATTTTTGCAGGTATTGCAACTGTAACGGAAGCAAGTGCTGTGGGAGCGTTAGGCTCGGTCTTACTTGCAGTTATGTTTAAAAAATTTAATTTTGAAGTTTTAAAAGATGTGCTGTATGGCACCTTTAACACTACCGCCTATATATTTGGCATATTTGTGGGTGCAACCGCGTATGCTCTTGTCTTAAGAGGTTTGGGCGGTGATGAAGTTATCTCTGAGGTTTTAACTTCTCTTCCATTTGGTCCGACAGGGACTATTTTAGTTATTTTGGGCGTTGTTTTTCTACTTGGCTTTTTTCTTGATTGGGTGGAAATAACATTGATAGTTTTACCTCTACTTTCACCGGTAATACCTCATCTTGGACTCAATATAAATGGATATGGAGTGTTGGAAAATCCAAATTTGCTATGGTTTGTAATGCTTGTAGCAATGACGCTGCAAACATCATTTTTAACACCCCCGGTGGGTTTTTCTTTATTTTATTTAAAGGGTGTTACTCCGCCAAATATAACCCTTGGAGATATTTATAAGGGCGTCATCCCTTTTATAATAATACAGTTATTATCTTTGTTCTTTTTGATAATCTTTCCGGAATTGATCACGTGGCTTCCGGCGACAATTTACAAATAG
- a CDS encoding TRAP transporter small permease subunit: MQANTVKPGANKLSNILDKLIIRIGKTVSWANLLLIIVTLLQVLLRYGFNHGLVVLEELEWHLYSFAYMIGLSYAVVTDSHVRVDVLQSKFSLETREWIEFLGHLFLLLPFILVLIYYGVEFTHSSFILNEHSNAPLGLPFRWIIKAVIPISFILLLIAVISRMVKSLLIIFGRE, encoded by the coding sequence ATGCAAGCAAATACAGTAAAGCCTGGAGCTAATAAGCTATCAAACATACTTGATAAGCTTATAATTAGAATTGGTAAAACAGTAAGTTGGGCAAACTTATTATTGATAATTGTTACTTTACTACAAGTTTTACTTAGATATGGATTTAACCATGGTCTTGTGGTTTTGGAGGAATTAGAATGGCATCTATATTCTTTTGCCTATATGATTGGTTTGTCTTATGCTGTTGTAACCGATTCTCATGTCAGAGTTGACGTATTGCAAAGTAAATTTTCTTTAGAGACAAGAGAATGGATAGAGTTTCTTGGCCACTTGTTTTTACTTTTACCTTTTATACTTGTTTTGATTTATTATGGAGTAGAATTTACACATAGCTCGTTTATTTTAAATGAACATTCAAATGCGCCTTTAGGTCTTCCTTTTAGGTGGATAATTAAGGCTGTCATACCCATTTCGTTTATATTGCTCTTGATTGCAGTAATTTCCAGAATGGTAAAATCATTGCTTATTATTTTTGGGAGGGAATAG
- a CDS encoding TRAP transporter substrate-binding protein, producing MRSVKMFLKVFSVVILVLAMSTVNVFAKEKEKNILLKMPLAFPSTLPILGEGAVYFADLVNSMDDTIKVKIFEPGKLMPAFEIHDAVSTGKVNAGYTISGYIQGKIPAAAVFSALPFGPTPEVFGSWFTVGNGSKLYQEMYDNAGFNVRVFPITIYTAETAGWYKKPIESIDDFKGLKIRFYGLGGKVLAKLGASVVLLPGAEIFPALEKGAIDATEFSMPVVDKKLGFYKIAKYNYFPGWHQPSSTFELLINKETWNSMSPRQQAVIQTAVNATNYFTLTKSIAVQGKVLMENEEKGVKNMKFNDEIVKKLRQTWNEVLEEETAKDPFFKKVIDDQKQYFKEVNKFINYSTLPFE from the coding sequence ATGCGTAGTGTAAAAATGTTTTTAAAAGTTTTTTCAGTTGTTATTTTGGTATTGGCAATGAGCACTGTTAATGTGTTTGCCAAAGAAAAAGAAAAGAATATTCTACTTAAGATGCCTTTGGCTTTCCCTTCAACTTTACCAATTTTGGGTGAAGGTGCGGTTTACTTTGCTGATTTAGTAAACAGTATGGATGACACAATTAAAGTCAAAATTTTTGAACCTGGCAAATTGATGCCTGCTTTTGAAATTCATGATGCTGTTTCTACAGGAAAAGTTAATGCAGGCTATACTATTTCAGGTTATATTCAAGGAAAAATACCGGCTGCTGCAGTCTTTTCCGCACTCCCATTTGGGCCTACTCCTGAAGTATTCGGCTCATGGTTTACAGTGGGAAACGGCAGCAAGTTATATCAGGAAATGTATGATAATGCCGGGTTTAACGTTAGAGTTTTCCCTATAACAATATATACTGCTGAAACTGCCGGTTGGTATAAAAAACCAATTGAAAGTATAGATGATTTCAAAGGTTTGAAAATCAGATTTTACGGTTTAGGTGGTAAAGTGTTAGCAAAACTTGGTGCCTCAGTAGTATTATTGCCTGGTGCTGAAATATTTCCTGCTCTTGAAAAAGGTGCTATTGATGCTACTGAATTTTCTATGCCAGTAGTTGATAAAAAACTTGGGTTTTATAAAATTGCAAAATACAACTACTTCCCTGGTTGGCATCAACCCTCATCAACTTTTGAGCTTTTAATTAACAAAGAAACATGGAATTCTATGAGCCCTCGTCAGCAAGCTGTAATACAGACTGCTGTTAATGCAACTAACTATTTCACTCTTACTAAGTCTATTGCTGTACAGGGGAAAGTCCTTATGGAAAATGAGGAGAAAGGCGTGAAAAACATGAAATTTAATGATGAAATAGTTAAAAAGTTAAGACAAACTTGGAATGAAGTATTGGAAGAAGAAACTGCAAAAGATCCATTCTTTAAAAAGGTTATAGACGATCAAAAACAATATTTCAAAGAAGTTAACAAATTTATCAATTACAGCACATTACCATTTGAATAA
- a CDS encoding sigma 54-interacting transcriptional regulator, with translation MLIKTFYKKMLDNLPLGIITTDPNGNILYLNKYYADFLSVNINKALGKNIRDFVPNTRMIEVAKSKTPEINFIHDFVPQGVSTIVHRIPIIEDNEVIAVFGIILITSNESNDITEKLTLLNTKIKHYETELKDLKSKRFTFDKIIGITQEIIKVKEDAKKASKTNLPVLIVGESGTGKEMIAQAIHYSSSRSNGPFVRINCSAIPKELFESELFGYEKGSFTGADSKGKIGKFEIANNGTIFLDEIGDMPLSLQPKLLRVLEYKEFERVGGNKVIKSDFRIIAATNKPLEDMVKKGEFRADLFFRLNVINIKIPPLRERKEDVPILIQHFIDKTLFENKIYGRDIKITENALKCLVNYSWPGNARELQNIVDRLIAITENDIIDVEDLPAYIQIGKGKKHNISSLSLKTYLEEAEKDFIRNILKKHNNNKNLTAKKLGIHRTLLYKKMKKLGLS, from the coding sequence ATGCTAATAAAAACTTTTTACAAAAAAATGCTTGATAATCTGCCACTCGGAATCATTACCACAGACCCAAATGGCAATATTCTTTATCTAAACAAATACTATGCTGACTTTTTGTCAGTTAACATAAACAAAGCCTTGGGTAAAAATATTAGAGACTTTGTACCCAATACAAGAATGATAGAAGTAGCAAAATCTAAAACTCCTGAAATTAACTTTATTCATGATTTTGTCCCTCAAGGAGTTAGCACGATTGTTCATAGAATACCAATAATTGAAGATAATGAAGTAATAGCAGTTTTCGGAATAATACTAATCACGAGCAACGAATCAAATGACATAACTGAAAAACTAACTCTATTAAACACAAAAATCAAACACTATGAAACTGAGTTAAAAGACCTAAAATCTAAAAGATTTACTTTTGACAAGATAATCGGCATTACACAAGAAATTATTAAAGTAAAAGAAGATGCAAAAAAAGCATCTAAAACCAACCTTCCTGTTTTAATAGTTGGGGAATCGGGGACTGGGAAAGAGATGATTGCACAAGCAATACACTACTCAAGCTCAAGATCAAATGGCCCATTCGTAAGAATTAACTGTTCAGCGATACCTAAAGAACTTTTCGAATCAGAGCTTTTTGGCTATGAAAAAGGCTCATTTACAGGTGCAGACAGCAAAGGTAAAATAGGTAAATTTGAAATAGCCAATAATGGTACAATTTTTTTAGACGAAATCGGAGATATGCCGCTATCGTTACAGCCAAAACTGCTAAGAGTGCTTGAATATAAGGAATTTGAAAGAGTTGGAGGGAATAAAGTAATAAAATCTGACTTTAGAATAATTGCTGCCACAAATAAGCCACTTGAAGATATGGTCAAAAAAGGGGAGTTTAGGGCTGATCTCTTTTTCAGACTAAATGTAATAAATATCAAAATACCCCCTCTGAGAGAAAGGAAAGAAGATGTACCAATTTTGATACAGCATTTCATAGACAAAACTCTGTTTGAAAATAAAATATACGGAAGAGACATTAAAATAACCGAGAATGCTTTAAAATGCCTTGTGAATTACTCATGGCCAGGAAACGCAAGAGAATTACAAAATATTGTAGACAGGCTAATTGCAATAACCGAAAACGATATTATAGATGTCGAAGATCTGCCTGCCTATATTCAAATAGGAAAAGGCAAAAAGCATAACATATCTTCCCTATCATTAAAAACATATTTAGAAGAAGCTGAAAAAGACTTCATAAGAAATATACTAAAAAAACACAATAATAACAAAAATTTAACCGCGAAAAAACTTGGAATTCACAGAACACTTTTATACAAAAAAATGAAAAAACTTGGTCTAAGCTAA
- a CDS encoding DUF3488 domain-containing transglutaminase family protein codes for MVKVSDFVNYLISFLVILALFSVIRYVNVLYSAILIAVLIIFLFNEKLKFFKLNRKVLTFFAFLFSGITLINTNVNTFLLSLCHIIIVFICIKLLEEKGYRDYMQLIILTIFLTTASGLFSLSMIYLVYIVVSVFVANIAAIFITFVNFKSDIELEGSSFKQLLFKGLAIVLLAVPLAAIIFIVLPRTDYPLFNSIGYSNISKSGFSSEIGLGDVNSIQEDNSIAFRVVMKKVNRPLYFRGVVFDVFEENRWKSSVSKKVNRQKRLQGERVEYQLYLEPHFENFLITLDYPLKVDVGTRGVFFTDKLEVKDRNLINKKIKYTGVSYFADKFKDEIDNKFYSDTANVSQKVLKFAESFKRESNIETANAIINYLKSKMSYSLQDLPTGSNSLEDFLFEVKKGNCEFFASSMAVLLRANHIPARLVGGFKGGYYNENGGYYAVANKNAHVWVEAYIDGYWVRFDPTPAAIEQFTDKNILPWSLKFRLYFDYISYYWTKFVINYDFQKQVSLFKNVSSSFKNMNVSISKKILANMVLIIIGIGLSLYFILYRRKKQQADYYLDKFYKILKKNGVDIDPKLSLLQNTRKIENDDLRKKANLFVNEFYRMKYRLNNMSWKNLNEVLNKLNNK; via the coding sequence ATGGTAAAAGTTAGCGATTTTGTAAATTACCTTATAAGTTTTTTGGTAATTTTAGCACTTTTTAGTGTCATTAGATATGTGAATGTCTTATATTCGGCTATCCTGATAGCGGTTTTGATAATATTCTTGTTTAATGAAAAGCTTAAATTTTTCAAATTAAACAGAAAAGTTCTCACCTTTTTTGCTTTTTTATTTTCAGGGATTACTCTCATTAATACAAACGTAAACACGTTTTTGTTATCACTTTGCCACATCATCATAGTATTTATCTGCATTAAGCTCCTTGAGGAAAAAGGTTATAGAGATTATATGCAGCTGATTATATTGACAATTTTTTTGACAACCGCTTCCGGGCTTTTTAGTCTAAGTATGATTTATTTGGTATATATTGTAGTTTCAGTATTTGTTGCCAATATTGCGGCAATTTTTATCACTTTTGTTAATTTTAAGAGTGATATTGAGCTTGAAGGCAGTAGTTTTAAACAGCTTCTTTTTAAAGGTTTGGCGATTGTGCTGCTTGCCGTTCCTTTGGCAGCAATTATTTTCATTGTGCTGCCGAGAACAGATTACCCGCTTTTTAACTCTATAGGATATTCAAATATTTCAAAGTCAGGCTTTAGTAGTGAAATAGGGCTTGGAGATGTTAATTCAATTCAGGAAGATAACAGCATTGCTTTTAGGGTAGTGATGAAGAAGGTAAACAGGCCTCTTTATTTTAGGGGGGTTGTGTTTGATGTTTTTGAAGAAAATAGGTGGAAATCTTCCGTTTCAAAGAAGGTAAACAGGCAAAAAAGATTGCAAGGCGAAAGGGTTGAATATCAGCTTTATTTGGAGCCGCACTTTGAAAATTTTCTTATAACTCTTGATTACCCCTTAAAAGTAGATGTTGGCACAAGGGGGGTGTTTTTTACAGATAAGCTTGAAGTAAAAGATAGAAATTTGATTAATAAAAAGATTAAATACACAGGTGTTTCTTATTTTGCAGATAAGTTTAAGGATGAGATAGACAACAAGTTTTATTCGGATACTGCAAATGTGTCGCAAAAAGTTTTAAAATTTGCTGAAAGTTTTAAAAGAGAAAGCAATATTGAAACTGCAAATGCAATCATAAATTATCTAAAGTCAAAAATGTCATATTCTTTACAAGATTTGCCAACGGGGAGTAATTCTTTGGAAGATTTTTTGTTTGAAGTAAAAAAAGGCAATTGTGAATTTTTTGCTTCAAGTATGGCTGTATTGTTGAGAGCTAACCATATACCTGCTAGGCTTGTGGGTGGCTTTAAAGGTGGCTATTATAATGAAAACGGCGGATATTATGCTGTGGCCAATAAAAATGCGCACGTATGGGTAGAGGCATATATTGACGGATATTGGGTAAGATTTGATCCTACTCCGGCAGCCATTGAGCAGTTTACCGATAAAAATATATTGCCTTGGAGTTTAAAATTTAGGCTGTATTTCGACTATATTTCATATTACTGGACTAAGTTTGTAATAAATTACGATTTTCAAAAACAGGTTAGCTTATTTAAAAATGTTTCCTCTTCATTTAAAAATATGAATGTTAGCATATCTAAGAAAATATTGGCCAATATGGTATTAATTATCATAGGCATCGGGTTGAGTTTATACTTTATTTTATATAGGCGAAAAAAACAGCAAGCCGACTATTATTTGGATAAGTTTTATAAGATATTGAAGAAAAATGGGGTAGATATAGACCCAAAGCTGAGTCTTTTACAAAATACAAGAAAAATTGAAAACGACGACTTAAGAAAAAAAGCAAATCTGTTTGTGAATGAATTTTACAGGATGAAGTATCGGCTTAACAATATGAGTTGGAAAAACTTAAATGAAGTTTTAAATAAACTCAACAATAAGTAG
- a CDS encoding DUF58 domain-containing protein — protein MSPIKFTKAGWLYIILTILMGFSAINTNNNLVFITVSLMLAVMGISGFFGKSNIENLSFEFSFEEEIYASRKTKIKVNVINNKSAIFSALLNINILDDEEKVIFLKPKQSASLYFIKTFTERGFVKIDKVIVTSIYPFNFFIRAKVYAVNEELVIFPRLIDNSFIPNSAEDGDIVNDFSVLPVIKSQEELSNIRSYNNDPMSKIFWKHYAKNENLYTKEFTSEKMSYLYVIFEDLINAYGLEKGISIATTIIYEASIKKQPLLFQVGNKEFNIGNVYEKREVLKRLAIYGKS, from the coding sequence TTGTCTCCGATTAAATTTACAAAAGCCGGATGGTTGTATATCATACTCACAATATTGATGGGGTTTTCTGCTATCAACACGAATAATAATCTTGTCTTTATTACAGTATCGTTGATGCTTGCGGTGATGGGGATATCGGGCTTTTTTGGTAAATCAAACATTGAAAATCTCTCATTTGAATTTTCATTTGAAGAGGAGATTTATGCATCACGAAAAACAAAGATTAAAGTCAACGTTATAAATAATAAATCGGCGATATTTTCCGCTCTTCTCAATATTAACATTTTAGATGATGAAGAAAAGGTCATTTTTCTAAAACCAAAACAATCGGCATCTTTATATTTTATTAAGACTTTTACCGAAAGAGGGTTTGTGAAGATAGATAAAGTCATTGTCACATCTATTTATCCGTTTAATTTTTTTATCAGAGCAAAAGTATATGCAGTAAATGAAGAATTAGTGATATTTCCAAGACTAATTGACAATTCTTTTATTCCAAATTCAGCTGAAGATGGGGATATCGTTAATGATTTTTCAGTGCTGCCTGTAATAAAGAGTCAGGAAGAGCTTAGCAATATTAGAAGCTATAATAACGACCCGATGAGTAAAATATTCTGGAAACACTACGCAAAAAACGAAAACCTTTATACCAAAGAATTTACCTCAGAAAAGATGAGCTATTTATATGTTATTTTTGAAGATTTAATTAATGCATATGGTTTGGAAAAAGGGATAAGTATTGCGACAACAATTATTTATGAAGCAAGTATAAAAAAGCAACCTTTGCTGTTTCAGGTTGGCAATAAGGAATTTAATATCGGAAATGTATATGAAAAAAGGGAAGTCTTAAAAAGGCTGGCTATTTATGGTAAAAGTTAG
- a CDS encoding MoxR family ATPase encodes MEKYIFMIERLFDYYGKYLHGKEMGVKLALLAFLSRGHILIEDSPGLGKTTLAIAIAKSMGVDFGRIQCTNDLLPTDVTGLNIFNKEKGEFEFKHGPVFNNILLVDEINRATPKTQSALLEAMGEKQVTVEGKTYKLNQPFFVIATQNSAESYGTFPLPESQLDRFLMKINLGYPSKEEEFVILKGGSSRGRIYESEPAISKEDALELIHFVREGIKIDDSILEYLIEVVNKTRNHSKIATGLSTRAALSLVNVAKASAIINKRDYVIPEDVLDYYTYTMPHRIIFKGMFSGSEKIEILEDIIKSVKLPY; translated from the coding sequence ATGGAAAAATATATTTTTATGATAGAAAGGTTATTTGACTATTATGGCAAATATCTTCATGGTAAAGAGATGGGGGTTAAGCTTGCTTTGTTGGCTTTTTTAAGCAGAGGGCATATCCTTATTGAAGATAGCCCGGGGCTTGGCAAAACTACACTTGCAATAGCAATAGCAAAGTCTATGGGTGTCGATTTTGGCAGGATTCAGTGCACCAATGACTTATTGCCTACTGACGTTACGGGGTTAAATATTTTCAATAAGGAAAAGGGTGAATTTGAGTTTAAACACGGGCCTGTTTTTAACAATATTTTGCTTGTGGATGAAATAAATAGAGCCACTCCCAAAACTCAGAGTGCACTTCTTGAGGCTATGGGGGAAAAGCAGGTGACGGTGGAAGGTAAAACATACAAACTTAATCAACCTTTTTTTGTAATTGCGACACAAAATTCAGCTGAGTCCTATGGTACCTTTCCGCTTCCGGAATCCCAGCTTGACCGTTTTTTAATGAAGATAAATCTTGGTTATCCGTCTAAAGAGGAAGAATTTGTAATATTAAAGGGTGGAAGCTCAAGGGGGAGAATTTATGAGTCAGAGCCTGCCATAAGTAAAGAAGATGCTTTGGAGTTAATACATTTTGTTAGAGAAGGTATCAAGATAGATGACTCAATATTGGAATATCTTATTGAAGTTGTTAATAAAACAAGGAATCACAGTAAAATAGCCACGGGGCTTTCTACAAGGGCTGCCTTATCTTTGGTAAATGTGGCTAAAGCTTCAGCAATAATTAACAAAAGGGATTATGTAATCCCTGAGGATGTACTTGATTATTATACTTACACCATGCCTCACAGAATAATATTCAAAGGTATGTTTTCCGGTAGTGAAAAGATAGAGATTTTAGAGGATATAATTAAGTCAGTAAAACTGCCTTATTAG
- a CDS encoding HAMP domain-containing protein has product MKKLSTKLAFKLAIVLLVIIGVGSYYLIATESQRLKQQLLERGRLASIVGAKTVGKILDEAIDNGVLTLNDIFDTDYQKIGDFNPPKYHTKYDFYTDKAILEIEDSFLTDENVVFAVAVDINGYLPTHNTKYQKALTGSAEDLEGNRTKRIFDDKVGLLAAQNKNYGFLQTYYRDTGEVMWDISSPIYVKGKHWGGFRIGFSLEKTNMQIKNLKYTIFGIFLLIVLVSISFVYVVVNSSLKPLSILTKQANDFADGKVDNKMIYFDRNDEIGEISKAFERLRTRLFRTNKNQ; this is encoded by the coding sequence ATGAAGAAGTTGAGCACTAAACTCGCATTTAAGCTGGCAATCGTTTTACTTGTAATAATTGGGGTTGGTTCGTACTATCTCATTGCAACAGAAAGTCAAAGATTAAAACAGCAATTGTTGGAGAGGGGGCGATTAGCTTCTATTGTTGGAGCAAAAACTGTAGGTAAAATTTTGGATGAAGCGATAGATAATGGTGTATTAACCCTAAATGACATCTTTGATACGGACTATCAGAAAATTGGGGATTTCAACCCACCTAAATATCATACAAAATATGATTTTTACACGGATAAGGCGATTCTCGAGATTGAAGACTCCTTTTTGACAGATGAAAATGTTGTTTTTGCGGTGGCAGTAGATATTAATGGCTATTTGCCTACTCATAACACAAAGTACCAAAAAGCTTTGACAGGTAGCGCAGAAGATTTGGAAGGGAATAGGACTAAAAGAATTTTTGATGATAAAGTAGGTCTTTTGGCTGCCCAAAACAAAAATTATGGCTTTTTACAAACTTATTACAGGGATACAGGCGAGGTTATGTGGGATATTTCTTCACCGATTTATGTGAAAGGGAAGCATTGGGGTGGCTTTAGAATCGGGTTTTCATTAGAGAAAACAAATATGCAGATTAAAAACTTAAAATATACAATTTTTGGTATATTCTTGTTGATAGTGTTAGTTTCTATATCATTTGTTTATGTGGTTGTTAATTCATCACTTAAACCATTATCAATATTGACAAAACAAGCTAATGACTTTGCCGATGGCAAGGTTGATAATAAAATGATTTATTTTGATAGGAATGATGAAATTGGCGAAATTAGTAAAGCTTTTGAAAGACTTAGGACAAGGCTGTTTAGGACTAACAAGAATCAGTAA